Genomic window (Helianthus annuus cultivar XRQ/B chromosome 3, HanXRQr2.0-SUNRISE, whole genome shotgun sequence):
TTttacctttgaatcttaacttttaaccgtgaaatcagtggatttgaggtgttctagggtgatgtcatcatggagttcttaggaacttcaagttttggcctcattccaccaagaacaactcagatctgaaggatttccacaagattaaacGTTGTTTTcctatagatctaaacattttcaaagttaaaaggatTAAAAGAagcttttccaactttctttcaactcttttacactcaatgcacttaaaaccgatagaatcagagctcaTTTAggtcttctactcatttcttagtgaagtgtcggtctgaGATCTGATTTCTATCAAAGAGAAAACCGATTTcaggttgaacatgaacaaccatCACGAACAAGTAAActaatcggatttgggtgattcctgttcgatcggatggcttgGGACTTGACGAGGTTCAGTTGTTTAaaacgttgtcataccgtctcgaacaaaccgcaaactttcaaaataatcaagtcAAGACGATCAGATTCGTTGGGACGGATTTCTGTcagatcggattgccatccgatcgaactgcaatCCGATTGGATTGCACTTGAGTTTCCACACTTAAACATTTTCTCATTTTCAAACAAACTAaatgtcgaacggattgccgtccgatcggattgccatccgatcgaacgaccgtccgatcggtTAACATTGGATTttcaacacttaatcattttcaattttcaaagAACATCAGTTTCTAATGGATtgcatccgatcggattgctatccaatcgaatgaccatcctactgtgaacttgttctcactaagtgtcctgccaatcggatcgctatccgatcgaacgaacgttcgatcgacgacctgaaaggtagtgattcttctatgttttcaaaatgctacaacaaaaacttcaaagccatcatacacaaacacatccttctcaaacgaatgtcaatccgaccgaatggccatccgatcggatgaccacccgatcggattgccatctgatcggattaccattcgacACTTAGTCACTTTTCATCGTTTTACGCACcgttcttcgcttatgctatcgtaaATTGTTCAGGCTAATCAccctagcgctcccttcaatccattagcttctatcgctgtgagtatactcgaaccctttttgctttacgcacttttgggtgttacatacgttacttattcaaatcacaatcgacatacaacgtaaacactatttatacactgaccgttattgcatgctacgtgttattcgatgaatgcttgtacgttatgttaacacagtgattgttgcttgacatcttagcaacgatagtactatagattggactcagcacctgtcgtggacaggggttgttaagggcttcacttcacgtgtcccagtggggatatgtgttacgcattctacaactcgcagtcacgtcttgcatatttcattgtcgataacctactagactacactttgctacatgttacatgctggttatgcgtaaactatttcgaactctattatactattaaacttgtatgctcacctttacactatgtgtattgacattattttaacgtatgtgacaggtgcttaagatgctaGGAATGCCGTGCTTTGGTGAATTAAGTTAGGGGTCTAGTTATGTCACGCTTAAAGTTGTCGGAACAGTGtttgtttttgagacaattatttgtaataactattttatttggatatgttgtggtatggaacatgatgtttaaacatctggtaattaatagttgttatggatactcatggacaatctgtttcgctcagtgccatgccccgatgttttcgccttcggttggggtgtgacaacaaaaCTAACAAAAAGAAACCAAGTCCATAACATCTTAAAAGTCTTAGTGAGTTAAAAACCACGACAGCTAACACCATCACCAACAATGGTCACAAAGAACAAACAAAAAGGACACAAAAACAAAGAACCAACAATGGTCACAAAGAACAAAGAAAAATGACATAAAAACAAAGAATAAAAGAAACTTACCGGAACCATAAAAACACCTACACCATTCTGCAAGAGCAATAAGAAATTATCCACTCAAATAAAACAATCAAAAAACCTGCAACACGGCAACCGAAAAAATTAACATACATCTCAATATCCATACCCGATTAGAAATTTGAAATCAAGGAACCCTATTTCTTACATCTCTGACCAAAAGCCACATACCTTAAACACAACAACACAACAAAATAGCCTGAAATTATAAAGAAATATAAACACCTGAGCCAATTCAATTCAATTAACAATTGTCCATTGCAAAATGGGTACCTAAAAATCATAATAATTCTCTCAAATTGACGATTAATAACTTGACTTACTTGTATTCACCTAGCATCAAGAAACAATTGTAACTCAACCACCTCATTGGAACTAGCCGGAAACCTCGCTAGAAACTGAAATGTTTAAGTCAGTTTCAATCATCTCCCAATTAGCTGATCTATTCGAAAAGAAGACATGCAAGTTAAGCTAACCTTACCAGAAATTTCACCGAAGATCTTTCGGAACCTTACTTCCTCAAGCTCGTCCCTGCTATTACCATCATCGCTTATTCTTCCTCGCCTTACCGTAGCCGACACCACCACTATCACAAACCCTAGCCGTCATCTCTGTAATAACCCAGTGAACACCAGTGTTTCTGTAACGGTAGTGGTATTTGGTTGCCTGGGGTGCGACTTTCTCTGGCCTTTCGTCGAAGAGGCCGCCAGAGGTCCGCCTGAAACCAGCAACAATTCATCGCCCTTATTGTGTGTGTGGCAATCGTGTGGTGGTGTGCTCTTCGCTGGGCAGTGTATCCGGCGTCAAGCTGGTGGTTGTTGGAGGCGAGATTTTTAGAGCGATGAAGCAAAAGGGTGATGTTGGtggttttgttgttgtggtggtaGTGGTGTGGAGAAAGAGAAGCTATTGCTGCTTTACAACACAATACCAAACCAATTGCCAAACGTACAAGAAATTAATACAACAAAATGCTTTACAAACAATATTACACAACATAGAACACATATGAGCACATAACACACTGTATGCAAAATGTACAACTCCCATAGTACCAAAATGTTGCAAATTTTACAATATATAATTTTATCcttaaataaaacttaaaataaACATATTTCTTATTCatatataatattagaattaagTAAAAagatttattatatttatatataatattaatattgAGAGAAGAGATTCGATAATGACATGTGAGACTATTTGAAATAATTTATTAGAATATTGATAATGATTAAGATAATGATAAGCAATATCCATGTATTAATTatgaataaaaattaaaattaaattaaaataaaaaaatatgaatataaatataaaaaatatataaaaataatttgaGGTTGAAGGAGAAATTGATATGTGGCATTAACCAGAGTCCTTTATTAGAATTTAGATTAATTTGTTATTTGAGGTTGAAGGAGAAATTGATATGTGGCATTAACTGGTGTATATAAAGGAGATAAAGGGTTAAACTCTCATAAATAATATCACATAACAAATTCGTCAACGTATTACTCTCTCCCGAAATTGAGTTCTCAAGAACTCATAGCAACATCATTAGCATACACCCTAAATAGGAACTCAACCAATTTGACAAGAATGTAGTCTACATCAATGTCTGCTAAAGTTACTGTCACTCTACTGGGATAAGTACATGTCATTATCATGTTTTCCGTTACATACTTGCAGAACTGATAGGTGgggcagatttaatttaagattatttatttattttgttttttaatggtgtgaattattcgcgaatgtcaGGAAGTCTAGCATACATTGTCTTAACTGGGTCCGCGCGAGAGAGCCCCCTCGCATAATAGATCCCAAttttaaacccctcaatgagaaacccctatcaccGAGACTCGAACTTGAGAGATGGAGGGGAAAACTCACCCGGGCCCACCATAAGTGAAACTTAAATACCCGTGGCCACCACTAGAGCACCAGTgatggttatttatttatttattttgtttaagtgatGTTATAAGTTCAAAGGTTAGAAAGACAGGTATGCCTTTATGTGCATGACACCTGCTCAAATTTAATTCACATATTTTACTAGGATATGACTAAAGGACACCGTCTATGGAAATGTTAAAACTTAAAGGACATTTATAGTATTTTTCGTAGTTAAAGAACAACACCTGTACTTTTGTTCATTGTTCAAACTTAAAAGACGTAAAGTGCAATTTAGCTTTAAAAAAAGCAATATAATTGATCATGATCAATGGTTCTCATGATATCTCTACCGATACGATATATCtttattgtttatttattaaatatccTAATTTGCACAAGTACGTACATAATGTTGGTTAGGGTGTATAAAGTTAGTTATATTAGGGCGTATAAAGTTAGATGTACTTTTGGTTAGGGTGTATAAAGTTAGCTATATTGAATCTAtatctgttttgttttatataataGCAAAATTTTACCAATGAGGTGGTGGTCAATTGTTAAAGATGAAATTTTTAAACACTTAGATAAGGGAGGAGAAGATTTTGGTTTCAAGTCCTACTGATGACTTGAAATTAaagaaatttgtcgttcaaaaaaaaataacaaaattttatttaaaaaaattatttgtcATTTGTTTCTATTTAAAAAATAAGTTATAGAAGACAAGCATTTTTAGCACAAGAAGACATGCATTTTTAGCACAAGAAGACATGCACTTTTAGCACGAGAAATGTGTAGTATTCGAGATGGTACATGGCAATAGATTCGTGTATGATATCGAGAATGTAACTTTCGAAGGATCGGTGATGGAACTTAAACGAAAACCAGCAGGGGCCGGACTCTCAAAATTCAAATTGGTGGGGACGTACTCTTAAAGATCCAATATTTCACACTACATTTGTTTATGgatttttttttgataaaattATTAACACTACGAGCGAAAAATCGGTTAGGTTCCAACCCCAAAAAAGCTCCGCCCATGCAAAGGATATAAACATGCACCAACATTAAAGACTTATACATGCTTGAAAAGCGAAACTACAAATGGGGTGCGCAAAAGCGAAACTACATATGGGAACAATCCTTCATGTACCATACTACTGTATATGTTATTTTTCTCAAACATGATAGGGGTTGTGATATACCGTCGCTAACCATATCAGCTTTGCTAGCGTCCCTCCTCATTTCCCAGGCACCATAGGGGAGTTCCATATCATTCTGCCATGACCCTAACGGGTGTTTTTGCACTTTCTTCGAGAATCTTGGCCAATTAACATGACCTTTACCAACGgtcttattaaaaaaaaaacctaaagttttcttaatatatatacatatatttttgcaCACACCAATCACAAACTAAAACACACACTAGTCATTAATATAAACACATTTTCTCCAAtcatttttataacaaaaatgtcatCCCGCTCTTCATCCGATTCATCAAGCTTTCAATCTGACGGAATGATCGACGATATGTTTATCGTAGTGAAGCAGGAAGCGATTCAGTATTTGCGAGAAGAAGTCGAATCACCTACGACGCGTAACAGACAAGTGCTTCTTGAACGAGATCGTTTAGGTGCTCATGAACGTTTAATGCAAGattattttagtaaaaaatcATTGTACGATGATGCACAGTTTAGGCGTCGGTTTCGTATGAGCTGTCGTCTTTTCTTAAAAATTTCTAATGATCTTGCGAGCCAATATCTCTTTTTCACACAAAGAGAAAGTGCTAGTCGCAAAATTGGATTCTCTGGAATACAAAAGTGTACTGCTGCAATCCGCCAACTTGCATACGACACAACGAGTGATGCATGTGACGAATATTTAAGGATGTTGGCTAGAAGTTGTCGTGACTGTCTTAATAATTTCTATGAAGGTATTCGttgtttttattattgttattattattaatattattattattattattattattattattattattgtgttAATTTATATTTCATTAAACCTATTATGTTAGGTGTTAATTTTCTTTACAAGAGGCGATATTTGAGGATGCCGACCGCTATCGACGCTCCACTTTTATACGAGGCCCATCAACGGATACACGGTTTCCCGTGATGTTGGGTAGTCTTGATTGCACGCACTGGGAGTGGGCggctgttggtgcatacatctgtcgacttcttcttgtatcgagtcttaggctacattgtatagatcagggcgcgttttacgagaaaataggaaagtttAAGTGTGTTAGAGGCTGATTTCACTCCTAGCATCACATAgaggtgatttcgcccgaaatcacatATATGTGATTTCTCCCGAAATTACAAgagctgattccgctccagatgTTCTCATGTAATTACGAGCGAATCAGAACCCTATATATAGAGttctcaggagcgaaatcagtatcCAGAGTCTTGTATTCCATGCTGAAGTGCTGCCAGTGTGAGGTTTGAATGTAATCGCTGTCAGATCAATACAATTAGTGATTTAAGTGAAGtgcaagctgtttctacctttgtttcttgttttccgcacctgaaacagagtaaaactcctctgaacgactcatttgggtcagtcgcacgatcctacatttggtatcagagccagttggagGAGTTCTTCAGTTTACAGCCGAATTTCTTTGAAATTTctagcttctacaccttctttcatcatttcaggaaGTTTTAACGGACAAAACCGGatcaaattttcacagactgtTTAAAATTGaatatagacaaaccctggaaagtttcattgctaaaatcggactaaaaatggacaaaaatgacctccgagctgatttcgctcgaacagaCTAAGGTcgatttcgctccaaactaccAAATTTGGGATTCCACTCCAAAGTTctaagtgatttcgctccagattgCCAAAATTCctgttgattccgctccagagtGCAAATTTTTTATTCCGCTCCAAAGAATCTTCTGATTCCGCTCCTATgcaagttctgatttcgcttcaagctgcaagttctgattccgctcctgtgcaatcttctgatttcgctcctgtgaacattgctatttcgctccaaaggtGTATTTgagttaattccgctcgaaatcaagtgtttttgaaaaacgtgatacgtaatcatgagtgaagagttctacaacgcgttcgcttcatctccgactactccggcttccattgctcagaatatgaacttggaaaacgagaccggaacgttacaaaagcccccgaaactgatgagaatcgaagaatactacgggtggaaagacagattcgaaaactgggttcaggcaaaccatcttaggtcatgggagtgtatactgaagaaatatgtgttaccACGTACGgatttgcaggttatcaaagagCTATCAGAGTTTACCGATCAAGAAATGaatatgtacaaagccgagaaaatgatgatcagtctgcttcaacaagccattaaagaagacatcttcatattgcttcagcacgacaaaacttcaaaatcaatttgggacgcacttaaagtcaagtttgagggtagtgaaaacagattaagagcaagaaggcgttgctcaagaaagagtttgatctgtttagcagtctaccgggagaagatacgaagaagctgattgagcgATACttccacttagtgcgatccatgtcgatgctgagtattacaaaagatcgtgaagagtgggtagacaagttagctgatgcgttaccgcagaaagagtggggaacatacttgatgattctgaaaaataccggggtttatgatgggttaacgatttctcagtttatcgagaagattgaaagtcaggatttggaacagcaaaagatcgcgaggatgaatagtccaagtggtcaaaaggatgtaaagatgtattacaaaggcagtgttccggaagctgaaagaagtccgaaaatccaaaccgCATTTAGTGCTGGGATTCAACGGAAaaagttgatcaaagttcaaacaaaagcaaTAGTTGTTTCTCTTCATTTCCAAGTGTTAATCCTAAGAGTTCATCGGAAAGTTTTTAGAGTCAAAGTTCAAAAAGGGGAAATGATTGTGTGATCcaatgcaacatcgctctaaatcttcctgatggtcaaagtttttctaaagaaac
Coding sequences:
- the LOC110883503 gene encoding uncharacterized protein LOC110883503, whose product is MSSRSSSDSSSFQSDGMIDDMFIVVKQEAIQYLREEVESPTTRNRQVLLERDRLGAHERLMQDYFSKKSLYDDAQFRRRFRMSCRLFLKISNDLASQYLFFTQRESASRKIGFSGIQKCTAAIRQLAYDTTSDACDEYLRMLARSCRDCLNNFYEGVNFLYKRRYLRMPTAIDAPLLYEAHQRIHGFP